One Nocardia sp. BMG111209 DNA segment encodes these proteins:
- a CDS encoding SDR family NAD(P)-dependent oxidoreductase gives MTGAEGNSGRVAGKVAIVTGGGQADGPGIGTGKATAILLARHGADIVLVDREPARAELTRAEIEEAGGRAVVFAGDVTDSADCARAVHTALDRFGRLDVLINNVGVSQPGSILDTDEQTWDRMQQINLKSVYLMSRRAIPAMTAGGGGSIVNVSSIGALRAIGFAAYSAAKGGMISLSQEMAAAHGPQGIRVNVVVPGSVQTPRTKGASEKLGQDLQRIRDTAAAVLPLGRVTVGTGWDIGWAALFFASDESQWITGQVLTADGGASVTLPAVALAGLRLPGDS, from the coding sequence GTGACCGGCGCCGAAGGCAATTCCGGCCGGGTGGCGGGCAAGGTCGCGATCGTCACCGGGGGCGGGCAGGCCGACGGGCCCGGCATCGGCACCGGCAAGGCCACCGCGATCCTGCTGGCCCGCCACGGCGCCGACATCGTCCTGGTCGATCGCGAACCCGCCCGCGCCGAACTCACCCGCGCGGAGATCGAGGAGGCCGGCGGCCGCGCGGTGGTGTTCGCGGGCGATGTCACCGACAGCGCCGACTGCGCGCGGGCCGTGCACACCGCACTGGACCGCTTCGGCCGGCTCGACGTACTGATCAACAATGTCGGTGTCTCGCAACCGGGGAGCATCCTCGACACCGATGAACAGACCTGGGACCGGATGCAGCAGATCAACCTGAAATCCGTCTATCTGATGTCGCGCCGGGCGATTCCGGCGATGACCGCCGGCGGCGGCGGTTCGATCGTGAACGTCTCCTCGATCGGCGCGCTGCGCGCGATCGGCTTCGCCGCCTACTCCGCCGCCAAGGGCGGAATGATCTCGCTCTCGCAGGAAATGGCTGCCGCGCACGGACCTCAGGGCATCCGGGTCAACGTCGTGGTCCCGGGTTCGGTGCAGACCCCGCGCACCAAGGGCGCGTCCGAGAAGCTGGGCCAGGACCTGCAACGCATCCGCGACACCGCGGCCGCCGTCCTGCCGCTGGGTCGCGTCACCGTCGGCACGGGCTGGGACATCGGCTGGGCCGCACTGTTCTTCGCCTCCGACGAATCGCAGTGGATCACCGGTCAGGTGCTCACCGCCGACGGCGGGGCGAGCGTCACGCTGCCCGCGGTGGCGCTCGCGGGCCTGCGGCTGCCGGGGGATTCGTGA
- a CDS encoding nuclear transport factor 2 family protein, translated as MNPADLFTTWGAAWVTRDPAERLRRFEQCCTENIEFVPPDERPVIRGRAALARHVTEYTAAWPPGVGFELARPPDTHHGYSRGIVRWLFPATIAVGCDIIRIDGGRIASMLVFAEP; from the coding sequence GTGAACCCCGCCGACCTGTTCACCACCTGGGGCGCCGCCTGGGTCACCCGCGACCCCGCCGAGCGGCTGCGCCGGTTCGAGCAATGCTGTACGGAGAACATCGAATTCGTGCCGCCGGACGAGCGGCCGGTGATCCGCGGCCGCGCGGCGCTCGCCCGGCACGTCACCGAGTACACCGCCGCCTGGCCCCCGGGCGTCGGTTTCGAACTGGCCCGGCCACCGGACACCCACCACGGTTACAGCCGCGGCATCGTGCGCTGGCTGTTCCCCGCCACGATCGCGGTGGGCTGCGACATCATCCGCATCGACGGCGGCCGCATCGCCTCGATGCTGGTCTTCGCCGAGCCGTGA
- a CDS encoding amidohydrolase family protein, giving the protein MTANGTHDARRIRDSLGHVVIDADAHHVEISVAFADFVRDHGGGALLDDPAVRALGLSDAAGEQVPALEQRRRQHISARPVWWTPADTLDYASVTMPALYHERLGEAGIDFAVVYPSRGLTLLSLEREDTRVGLARLYNEYVAEIYAPYRDRLSPVAVIPAHTPAEGVAALEHATAIGLRAALMPSFVWRPIPAFADAPPQYRSRLQRIDNFGLDSEYDYDPFWAKAVELDVPLSCHTSGFKLPGHFTPSNYSFAAGHFAAVGEGTAKSLFLGGVTTRFPGLRIALLEGGVAVGVRVYGDLVSRFEKRGRRGLGRLDPARLDGAELHRLAGRYAPGLTRYTPEQLIPGTSAPDGQVDDFAASGVTSAADIRDAFSRNFFWGCEGDDPLVGLAWDDRVNPLGATLPAMMGSDLGHWDVPSFTLPLVEAYELVEDAILTPAQFEEFTCTNAVRYYAGAGSSFFAGTAVAADVERIRSAHWERTA; this is encoded by the coding sequence GTGACCGCCAACGGCACCCACGACGCCCGGCGGATCCGGGATTCGCTCGGCCACGTCGTCATCGACGCCGACGCTCATCACGTCGAGATCAGCGTGGCATTCGCCGATTTCGTCCGCGACCACGGCGGCGGCGCGCTGCTCGACGACCCGGCGGTCCGTGCCCTGGGCCTGTCCGACGCCGCCGGCGAGCAGGTGCCGGCGCTGGAACAGCGCCGGCGGCAGCACATCTCGGCCCGGCCGGTGTGGTGGACCCCGGCCGACACCCTCGACTACGCCAGCGTCACGATGCCCGCGCTGTATCACGAACGCCTCGGCGAGGCGGGTATCGACTTCGCGGTGGTGTACCCGTCGCGCGGCCTGACGCTGCTGTCGCTGGAACGCGAGGACACCCGGGTCGGCCTGGCCCGGCTCTACAACGAGTACGTCGCCGAGATCTACGCGCCCTACCGGGATCGGTTGTCGCCGGTGGCGGTGATCCCCGCACACACCCCCGCCGAGGGCGTCGCGGCGCTGGAGCACGCCACCGCGATCGGGTTGCGCGCGGCGCTGATGCCCTCGTTCGTGTGGCGGCCGATACCGGCGTTCGCGGATGCCCCGCCGCAGTACCGATCCCGGTTGCAGCGCATCGACAACTTCGGCCTGGACAGCGAATACGACTACGACCCGTTCTGGGCGAAGGCGGTGGAGCTGGATGTGCCGCTGTCCTGCCACACCTCCGGATTCAAACTGCCCGGCCATTTCACGCCCTCCAACTATTCCTTCGCCGCAGGACATTTCGCCGCCGTCGGGGAGGGCACCGCGAAATCGCTGTTCCTCGGCGGCGTCACCACCCGCTTCCCCGGCCTGCGGATCGCCCTGCTGGAGGGCGGTGTCGCCGTGGGCGTGCGGGTGTACGGAGATCTGGTGTCGCGCTTCGAGAAACGCGGCCGCCGGGGCCTGGGCCGGCTGGATCCGGCCCGGCTCGACGGCGCGGAACTGCACCGGCTGGCCGGCCGCTACGCGCCGGGCCTCACCCGGTACACACCCGAACAGCTGATCCCGGGCACCTCCGCACCCGACGGGCAGGTCGACGATTTCGCCGCCAGCGGCGTCACCTCGGCGGCCGATATCCGGGACGCGTTCTCCCGCAACTTCTTCTGGGGCTGTGAGGGTGACGATCCGCTGGTCGGCCTCGCCTGGGACGATCGGGTGAATCCGCTCGGCGCCACGCTGCCCGCGATGATGGGCTCCGACCTCGGCCACTGGGACGTGCCGTCGTTCACGCTGCCGCTGGTCGAGGCGTACGAACTCGTCGAGGACGCAATCCTCACGCCCGCACAGTTCGAGGAGTTCACCTGCACCAACGCCGTGCGGTACTACGCCGGCGCCGGTTCGTCGTTCTTCGCCGGGACCGCGGTCGCGGCCGACGTGGAGCGCATCCGATCCGCACACTGGGAGCGCACGGCATGA
- a CDS encoding aromatic ring-hydroxylating dioxygenase subunit alpha: MTPEMQRELGRRTLALIDGRTTDMAEHIMAEPLAGYRSAEVFERERQLIFGRYPMFVGLSCDLPQPGSWFTFDATGTPILVTRDASGRVRALLNMCRHRGVRVVESGRGTRARRFTCPFHAWSYDIDGTLVGVTGPDGFTELRREERGLVELPAEERHGMLFVAAHPDAAFTVDEYLGGLADQFASFGFRSWQSIAAPHPHPVRANWKVAWGTHLETYHFAYLHKATAGPLVHGNTSIADFYGDHALMTSTMRTVDRLREVPEEQWRPVDDGQINLNYRLFPNLSFSVVADRLEIFTIYPGESLHETVAWHHAYRRTAPSPEEADALDKEVRWACQTVVDNEDYAMAAKVGAAMRSPYTPDTMVFGRNEPVMQHMALVLRRAMAQP; encoded by the coding sequence ATGACACCCGAGATGCAACGCGAACTGGGCCGCCGCACCCTGGCCCTGATCGACGGCAGGACCACCGACATGGCCGAGCACATCATGGCGGAGCCGCTGGCGGGCTACCGGTCCGCCGAGGTGTTCGAGCGGGAACGGCAGCTGATCTTCGGCCGGTACCCGATGTTCGTCGGCCTGAGTTGCGATCTGCCGCAACCGGGTTCGTGGTTCACCTTCGACGCCACCGGCACCCCGATCCTGGTCACCCGCGACGCGTCCGGACGGGTCCGGGCCCTGCTCAACATGTGCCGGCACCGCGGCGTGCGCGTGGTGGAATCCGGCCGCGGCACCCGGGCACGCCGCTTCACCTGCCCGTTCCACGCCTGGTCCTACGACATCGACGGCACGCTGGTCGGCGTCACCGGCCCCGACGGTTTCACCGAATTGCGCCGGGAGGAGCGGGGTCTGGTCGAACTGCCCGCCGAGGAGCGCCACGGGATGCTGTTCGTGGCGGCCCATCCCGACGCGGCGTTCACCGTCGACGAATATCTCGGCGGACTGGCGGATCAGTTCGCGTCCTTCGGTTTCCGGAGCTGGCAGTCGATCGCCGCGCCGCATCCGCATCCGGTGCGGGCGAATTGGAAGGTGGCGTGGGGCACGCATCTGGAGACCTACCATTTCGCGTATCTGCACAAGGCCACCGCGGGCCCGCTGGTCCACGGCAACACCTCGATCGCCGACTTCTACGGCGACCACGCGCTGATGACCTCCACCATGCGCACCGTGGACCGGTTGCGCGAGGTGCCCGAGGAGCAGTGGCGGCCGGTCGACGACGGGCAGATCAACCTGAACTACCGGCTGTTCCCGAACCTGAGTTTCTCGGTGGTGGCCGATCGGCTGGAGATCTTCACCATCTATCCCGGTGAATCCCTGCACGAGACGGTGGCCTGGCATCACGCCTACCGCCGCACGGCGCCGTCCCCGGAGGAGGCGGACGCGCTGGACAAGGAGGTGCGCTGGGCCTGCCAGACCGTGGTCGACAACGAGGACTACGCGATGGCCGCCAAGGTCGGCGCGGCGATGCGTTCCCCCTACACCCCAGACACGATGGTGTTCGGCCGCAACGAGCCGGTCATGCAGCACATGGCGCTGGTCCTGCGCCGGGCGATGGCGCAGCCGTGA
- a CDS encoding SDR family NAD(P)-dependent oxidoreductase, translating to MTGPLRDRVAIVTGAGHAAGRGYAVALAAAGARVVVADSVADAGKRTVELIEQTGGTAVFAPLEVTDEDSVRTTVALALDGFGRLDVLVNNPNRYGDTRYTPLADMTIEHWDRTMAVMVRGTFLMCKAAAPALAGAPHPAIVNHTSAAAYGVRNWLDYGTARAAVIGMTKSLAKELAPQHIRVNALCVGSMAVEAIELGVLERAEQMTSTPDFARQLIPRVATADDVAGPIVFLASEASGYMTGQTISFDGGKYFLG from the coding sequence GTGACCGGCCCACTGCGCGACCGGGTCGCGATCGTCACCGGTGCGGGACATGCGGCGGGCCGCGGGTACGCCGTGGCCCTCGCCGCGGCCGGGGCCCGGGTCGTGGTGGCCGACAGCGTCGCCGACGCGGGCAAGCGGACCGTCGAGCTGATCGAACAGACCGGTGGCACTGCGGTTTTCGCGCCCCTCGAGGTCACCGACGAGGACAGTGTCCGCACCACCGTCGCGCTCGCGCTGGACGGCTTCGGCCGGTTGGACGTGCTGGTCAACAACCCGAATCGCTACGGCGACACCCGCTACACCCCGCTGGCGGACATGACGATCGAGCACTGGGATCGGACCATGGCGGTGATGGTGCGCGGCACCTTCCTGATGTGCAAGGCCGCCGCACCCGCGCTGGCCGGCGCACCGCATCCGGCCATCGTGAACCACACCTCCGCGGCCGCCTACGGCGTGCGGAACTGGCTGGACTACGGCACCGCCCGCGCGGCGGTGATCGGCATGACCAAATCGCTGGCCAAAGAGCTTGCCCCGCAGCATATTCGGGTCAATGCACTGTGCGTCGGCAGCATGGCCGTCGAGGCGATCGAACTCGGCGTGCTCGAACGTGCCGAACAGATGACGAGCACACCGGATTTCGCCCGGCAGCTCATCCCCCGCGTCGCCACCGCCGACGACGTCGCCGGGCCGATCGTCTTCCTCGCGAGCGAGGCGTCGGGATATATGACCGGCCAGACGATCTCGTTCGACGGCGGCAAGTACTTCCTCGGCTGA
- a CDS encoding nuclear transport factor 2 family protein → MTSRTPLQIMELLSATWHPDAMGDPATAQRWAELFDEDIVLIEPDSLPHGGRHQGLDGFRAAQAGMRELWEQRIESAEYWQCAPDRAVLRIVIRWTARATGRSVLLPMIDLIRVRDGRIVAVEAFVHDTAALLATLP, encoded by the coding sequence GTGACATCCCGGACCCCCTTGCAGATCATGGAATTGCTGTCGGCGACATGGCATCCCGACGCCATGGGCGATCCCGCGACGGCGCAGCGCTGGGCGGAGCTGTTCGACGAGGACATCGTGCTGATCGAGCCGGATTCGCTGCCGCACGGTGGCCGGCACCAGGGACTCGACGGCTTCCGCGCGGCCCAGGCGGGCATGCGCGAGCTGTGGGAGCAGCGCATCGAGAGCGCCGAATACTGGCAGTGCGCACCCGACCGGGCCGTGCTGCGGATCGTCATCCGCTGGACCGCCCGCGCCACCGGACGCTCGGTGCTGCTGCCGATGATCGATCTGATCCGGGTCCGCGACGGCCGGATCGTGGCGGTGGAGGCGTTCGTGCACGACACCGCCGCGCTGCTCGCGACGCTCCCGTGA
- a CDS encoding VOC family protein, with translation MDAIPFHIGISTGDLDGSMRALTAALGVSWTTPTAGPGVLHTVDGVPQPRPTSCVSRGGPIHLDLIAGAPGTIWATDRPRLHHFAYWTDDLAGDVRRLGAEGWRLEMTRPGSDGAPTVFAYLVRADGFRLELIDEAGRADYAARLAE, from the coding sequence ATGGATGCCATTCCTTTCCACATCGGGATCAGCACCGGCGATCTGGACGGGTCCATGCGTGCGCTCACCGCCGCGCTCGGTGTGTCGTGGACGACGCCGACCGCCGGGCCGGGCGTACTGCACACCGTCGACGGCGTACCCCAGCCCCGGCCGACGTCGTGCGTCTCGCGCGGCGGGCCGATCCACCTCGACCTGATCGCCGGTGCGCCGGGCACCATCTGGGCCACCGACCGGCCGCGGCTGCACCACTTCGCCTACTGGACCGACGATCTGGCCGGTGATGTGCGGCGGCTCGGCGCCGAGGGCTGGCGGCTGGAGATGACCCGGCCCGGATCCGACGGCGCGCCCACTGTTTTCGCCTATCTCGTGCGCGCCGACGGCTTCCGGCTCGAGCTCATCGACGAGGCGGGCCGCGCCGACTATGCCGCCCGGCTCGCGGAATAG
- a CDS encoding cytochrome P450 — protein sequence MNPTSTFDHLSPEVAGPRFWDAIAELQRLGPLVRVRSCGGYWAATRHDTVLRIAQDWQTFTSTEGVSITRPGFDAMPRLVPIELDPPRQRAYRTVVNPHLTIKSLTALEDSILTVVDELIDPLAGRDRCDIAADFARKLPGTILFRLLLRATDADFRIAEPAAKVISFDSDRDRTAAAAATLRRWAAGVFADRAGGPEIDDVIGAVMRLGDSGFEFADHEYSSGLQLLIQGGIGTSASAIGAAMRILAERPELQQRVRADLSLVPALVEETLRLETPLPLMFRTAVRDVEIAGCPIRAGDKVGLFFGAANRDPDMFEHPGEVILDRPHNRHLSFGAGPHRCIGSNLARLQIRIAIRRLLERLGPFRIPAGAEVGYFSLQARGPKSVPLEFLPA from the coding sequence GTGAACCCGACCTCGACGTTCGACCATCTCTCCCCCGAGGTCGCGGGACCCCGCTTCTGGGACGCGATCGCCGAGCTGCAGCGCCTCGGCCCGCTGGTCCGGGTGCGGAGTTGCGGCGGGTACTGGGCCGCCACCCGGCACGACACCGTGCTGCGCATCGCGCAGGACTGGCAGACCTTCACCTCCACCGAGGGCGTGTCGATCACCCGTCCCGGTTTCGACGCGATGCCCCGCCTGGTCCCGATCGAGCTGGATCCGCCCCGCCAGCGCGCCTACCGGACCGTGGTCAACCCGCACCTGACCATCAAATCCCTGACGGCACTGGAGGATTCGATCCTGACGGTGGTGGACGAGCTGATCGACCCGCTGGCCGGACGCGACCGCTGTGACATCGCCGCCGATTTCGCCCGGAAGTTGCCCGGTACCATCCTGTTCCGGCTGCTCCTCCGCGCCACCGACGCGGATTTCCGGATCGCCGAACCGGCGGCGAAGGTGATCAGCTTCGATTCCGACCGGGACCGCACCGCCGCCGCGGCCGCGACGCTACGCCGCTGGGCCGCAGGGGTTTTCGCGGACCGGGCCGGCGGCCCGGAGATCGACGACGTGATCGGCGCCGTGATGCGGCTCGGCGACAGCGGGTTCGAGTTCGCCGACCACGAGTATTCCTCCGGCCTGCAACTGCTGATCCAGGGCGGTATCGGCACCTCGGCCAGCGCCATCGGCGCCGCGATGCGCATTCTCGCCGAGCGGCCGGAACTGCAACAGCGGGTGCGCGCGGACCTGTCGCTGGTGCCGGCACTCGTCGAGGAGACGCTGCGGCTGGAAACCCCACTGCCGCTGATGTTCCGCACCGCGGTGCGGGACGTCGAGATCGCGGGCTGCCCGATCCGCGCAGGCGACAAGGTCGGCCTGTTCTTCGGCGCCGCCAACCGCGACCCGGACATGTTCGAGCACCCCGGCGAGGTGATCCTGGACCGTCCGCACAACCGGCATCTGTCGTTCGGCGCCGGCCCGCACCGCTGCATCGGCTCGAATCTGGCCCGGCTCCAGATCCGGATCGCGATCCGGCGGCTGCTGGAACGACTGGGCCCGTTCCGGATTCCCGCCGGCGCCGAGGTCGGCTACTTCAGCCTCCAGGCCCGCGGACCGAAATCCGTTCCGCTGGAATTCCTTCCGGCCTGA
- a CDS encoding TetR/AcrR family transcriptional regulator, which produces MTTDPATTGSRPRGQTRERILEAAMEVFAEVGFSGATISEVERRVGLAVGTGSLYRHFPSKQALLDAAVEREVASLRAEMAQARAAVAEVADPLERRRLGYEQSLHDFRRFDRLFRLMLTEGERVPELRQAIWAAVQRDVPGALGDRDVVDAIAMAALGGYHLFSLMQGRPFNGIPEERFLAVLAGLTGPPEN; this is translated from the coding sequence GTGACCACCGATCCCGCCACCACCGGTTCCCGGCCGCGTGGGCAGACCCGCGAGCGCATCCTCGAGGCCGCGATGGAGGTCTTCGCCGAGGTCGGTTTCTCCGGTGCCACGATCAGCGAGGTGGAGCGGCGGGTCGGGCTGGCGGTCGGCACGGGCAGCCTCTACCGGCACTTCCCCTCCAAACAGGCGCTGCTGGACGCCGCGGTGGAGCGCGAGGTCGCCTCGCTGCGAGCGGAGATGGCGCAGGCGCGGGCCGCGGTGGCCGAGGTGGCGGATCCGCTGGAACGGCGGCGGCTGGGATACGAGCAGTCGCTGCACGACTTCCGGCGCTTCGATCGGCTGTTCCGGCTGATGCTCACCGAGGGGGAGCGGGTTCCCGAACTGCGGCAGGCGATCTGGGCCGCGGTGCAGCGGGATGTGCCGGGCGCGCTGGGCGATCGGGACGTGGTGGACGCGATCGCGATGGCGGCTCTCGGTGGCTACCACCTCTTCTCGCTGATGCAGGGCCGGCCGTTCAACGGCATTCCGGAGGAACGGTTCCTCGCGGTGCTGGCCGGGCTGACCGGGCCTCCGGAGAACTGA
- a CDS encoding CopD family protein, with protein MSSFSVLAAAAPPAPGVGRVVIEAAYYAGPAIAVGVGSTVAWLAPPESTGGVVAGRVRRLAIPAAILVAVTTLLEFVAVAARTERTGIGSAFGRSVLDGYLHAKPARGNTLGAGTVGVLQLGVCLVLVLSLVLLRVRGARSAGWAVAVLGVLTIAVPRIPFGPVHTDGLAESVLTTVHLAGALLWAGGLLVLAFIGVTGLLRRSPVDAETTDRVAAEWSRIWARFGSVALVAVGLLVVSGSWLAWTHVGTPAQLFTTPYGRYLAIKLALVAVMLVAGGYNARVLLPRIEAARAGGDRVGVLWLAVRHFPKVVAVEAIAAVGVLLVVPFLAGSARTEAGWAAARSFDLTVFGTGVVLAGLVAAALWAGSRTAPRGSADARESVRAA; from the coding sequence GTGTCGAGTTTTTCTGTGCTGGCGGCGGCCGCGCCGCCTGCCCCGGGCGTGGGGCGAGTGGTGATCGAGGCTGCTTACTACGCCGGGCCGGCGATCGCGGTCGGTGTCGGGTCGACGGTGGCGTGGCTCGCGCCGCCGGAATCGACCGGCGGTGTGGTGGCGGGCCGGGTGCGGCGGCTGGCGATTCCGGCCGCGATCCTGGTCGCGGTCACGACGCTGCTGGAATTCGTCGCCGTGGCGGCCCGGACCGAACGGACCGGAATCGGCTCCGCCTTCGGCCGGTCGGTGCTCGACGGCTATCTGCACGCGAAACCGGCGCGCGGGAACACCCTCGGTGCGGGCACGGTCGGGGTGCTGCAACTGGGGGTGTGCCTGGTGCTGGTGTTGTCGCTGGTGCTGCTGCGCGTGCGCGGTGCGCGGTCCGCCGGGTGGGCCGTGGCCGTACTCGGGGTGCTCACCATCGCGGTGCCCCGGATCCCGTTCGGGCCGGTGCACACCGACGGTCTGGCCGAATCGGTGCTGACGACGGTGCATCTGGCGGGTGCGCTGCTGTGGGCGGGTGGGCTGCTGGTGCTGGCATTCATCGGTGTGACCGGTCTGCTGCGCAGGTCGCCGGTCGATGCGGAGACGACCGATCGGGTCGCCGCGGAGTGGAGCCGGATCTGGGCCCGATTCGGGTCGGTCGCGCTCGTCGCGGTCGGATTGTTGGTGGTGAGTGGTTCGTGGCTGGCCTGGACGCATGTCGGGACCCCGGCGCAGCTGTTCACCACTCCCTACGGCCGCTATCTGGCGATCAAGCTGGCGCTGGTGGCCGTGATGCTGGTCGCCGGTGGCTACAACGCGCGGGTTCTGTTGCCGCGCATCGAGGCGGCGCGGGCGGGTGGCGATCGTGTCGGGGTGCTGTGGCTCGCGGTCCGGCATTTTCCGAAAGTTGTTGCGGTGGAAGCCATTGCAGCGGTCGGAGTGCTACTGGTGGTGCCGTTCCTGGCGGGATCGGCGCGCACCGAAGCGGGCTGGGCGGCGGCGCGGTCGTTCGATCTCACCGTGTTCGGCACCGGAGTGGTGCTGGCCGGGCTCGTGGCGGCGGCGCTGTGGGCCGGATCCCGGACCGCACCGCGCGGGTCCGCCGATGCCCGGGAATCCGTGCGGGCTGCGTAA
- a CDS encoding zinc-binding dehydrogenase produces MKAIVVDPASASKFGFAEVPEPVPGPGQVLVDVRHSSLNAGELYMAGVLDPGAVLGFEATGLVVAAAADGSGPPVGSRVMTYADNGGWARLRAVDTTDVAVVPDSIDLGVAATLPVAAGTALRALQQAGPLTGLRVLVTGAVGGVGTFAVQLAQISGAYVIASVSSAERGKGLRELGADQVVIGLDGIDRPVDVVIDQVGGPQLVRAYGLLAPGGNVQSVGWSSQQAATFPVGSTLGRRRPITLTSVYNGGGLTDRGTNFRILLDLIDTGKLEPVIGWRDTWDRIDDAVSALTGRTLSGKAVLDLT; encoded by the coding sequence ATGAAGGCGATCGTCGTCGATCCAGCGTCCGCATCGAAGTTCGGTTTCGCCGAGGTACCGGAGCCGGTGCCGGGACCGGGACAGGTGCTCGTCGACGTCCGGCACAGTTCGCTCAACGCCGGCGAGTTGTACATGGCCGGTGTACTCGACCCCGGCGCGGTGCTGGGCTTCGAGGCGACCGGCCTCGTCGTCGCGGCGGCGGCGGACGGCAGCGGCCCGCCGGTGGGCAGCCGGGTCATGACATACGCCGACAACGGCGGCTGGGCCCGGCTGCGGGCGGTCGACACGACCGATGTCGCGGTCGTCCCGGATTCGATCGATCTCGGGGTGGCCGCGACGCTGCCCGTCGCGGCCGGTACCGCGCTGCGCGCTCTGCAGCAGGCCGGGCCGCTCACCGGGCTGCGGGTGCTGGTCACCGGAGCCGTCGGGGGTGTCGGGACGTTCGCGGTGCAGTTGGCGCAGATCTCGGGTGCGTACGTGATCGCCTCCGTCAGTTCCGCCGAACGGGGAAAAGGATTGCGGGAGTTGGGCGCCGACCAGGTGGTGATCGGTCTCGACGGTATCGACCGGCCCGTCGACGTCGTCATCGATCAGGTGGGTGGCCCGCAACTGGTCCGGGCCTACGGACTGCTGGCCCCCGGCGGCAACGTGCAGAGTGTCGGCTGGTCCTCGCAGCAGGCGGCGACCTTCCCGGTGGGATCGACACTCGGGCGACGCCGGCCGATCACCCTCACCTCCGTGTACAACGGCGGCGGGCTGACCGACCGCGGCACGAATTTCCGCATCCTGCTGGACCTGATCGACACGGGGAAACTGGAACCCGTCATCGGCTGGCGGGACACCTGGGACCGGATCGACGACGCCGTGTCCGCCCTGACCGGTCGCACCCTGTCGGGTAAGGCGGTTCTCGACCTCACCTGA
- a CDS encoding GNAT family N-acetyltransferase — MIGEPPRTLAPGIAPPHRIDLGDLLLRRWQPADLIPRFEAISASYEHIHPWMEWLAQPPTLEQQRAFQATGWPGAGGGYNYGIFATTGDTGAVLGAIGLHDRLGDHALEIGYWCHVGHTGRGVITRSAEALTDVALALPGVHRTEIRCDAANVRSAAVPRRLGYRLDRLEPREIRAAAESGQGMVWVKLRM; from the coding sequence ATGATCGGCGAACCACCGCGCACACTCGCGCCGGGTATCGCACCGCCGCATCGGATCGACTTGGGGGACTTGCTGTTACGGCGGTGGCAGCCCGCGGACCTGATACCGAGATTCGAGGCGATCAGCGCCTCCTACGAGCACATCCATCCGTGGATGGAGTGGCTCGCGCAGCCTCCCACCCTGGAGCAGCAGCGGGCCTTCCAGGCCACCGGATGGCCCGGCGCCGGAGGCGGGTACAACTACGGCATCTTCGCGACCACCGGCGACACCGGCGCGGTACTCGGCGCGATCGGCCTGCACGACCGGCTCGGTGATCATGCGCTGGAGATCGGCTACTGGTGTCACGTCGGCCACACCGGGCGCGGCGTGATCACCCGCAGTGCCGAGGCGCTCACCGATGTCGCGCTGGCGCTGCCCGGCGTGCATCGAACCGAGATTCGTTGTGACGCGGCCAATGTCCGCAGTGCCGCGGTGCCGCGGCGGCTGGGGTATCGGCTGGATCGGCTGGAGCCGCGCGAGATCCGCGCCGCGGCCGAGAGCGGGCAGGGCATGGTCTGGGTGAAATTGCGGATGTAA
- a CDS encoding pyridoxamine 5'-phosphate oxidase family protein — MPKMTPAERTAFLAELHVGVIAVERPDRAPLAVPIWYGYEPDGEVLLWTEAGSVKEQLIRAAGRFSLTAQVEQPPYRYVTVEGPVVGIAPADPDTARAIADRYLGEAEGKEFTAANLGPESLIIRMRPERWLSTDYSKPE; from the coding sequence ATGCCGAAGATGACCCCGGCCGAACGCACCGCCTTCCTCGCCGAACTGCATGTGGGCGTGATCGCCGTCGAGCGCCCGGACCGGGCCCCGCTGGCCGTCCCGATCTGGTACGGCTACGAGCCGGACGGCGAGGTGCTGCTGTGGACCGAGGCCGGCTCGGTGAAGGAGCAGCTCATCCGCGCCGCCGGTCGATTCTCGCTCACCGCTCAGGTCGAGCAGCCGCCGTACCGGTACGTGACGGTGGAGGGCCCGGTCGTCGGCATCGCGCCCGCCGATCCCGACACCGCCCGCGCGATCGCCGACCGGTACCTCGGCGAGGCGGAGGGCAAGGAATTCACCGCGGCGAACCTCGGCCCGGAATCGCTGATCATCCGGATGCGCCCGGAACGCTGGCTGAGCACCGATTACTCGAAGCCGGAGTAG